A part of Ziziphus jujuba cultivar Dongzao chromosome 8, ASM3175591v1 genomic DNA contains:
- the LOC107412820 gene encoding RING-H2 finger protein ATL77-like — translation MAATNLSVSGCHVPRLFSNAKLVIMFNQTDRVQNLRNQNQQHLIPADDYQAASEQIVNAYVPNHVLQRPNLCRSHLSYIVKARLLNVPPAVVDRLALDVVSIAKFLAARRAQTEEGLQIGYGIHVHLEVIDRVNRSQPPIDDLMMSRASRFNLSAPADFIRLVSTEHEKAFARKNGELDGECCGVCLEEFSAGVDLIRLIPCSHYYHPDCMAKWLYEHDSCPLCRRQVCSLK, via the coding sequence ATGGCTGCAACAAATCTCAGTGTTAGTGGGTGCCATGTTCCAAGGTTATTTTCAAACGCCAAGCTTGTTATCATGTTCAACCAGACTGATCGAGTTCAAAATCTTCGAAATCAAAACCAACAACATCTAATTCCGGCTGATGATTACCAAGCTGCTTCTGAGCAAATTGTTAACGCCTATGTCCCCAACCATGTGCTTCAACGCCCAAACTTGTGCCGATCCCATCTTTCCTACATTGTAAAGGCCAGGCTTTTGAATGTTCCTCCCGCTGTGGTTGATCGTTTGGCTTTGGATGTGGTTTCCATTGCCAAATTTTTGGCAGCAAGGAGAGCACAAACAGAAGAAGGTTTGCAGATAGGCTACGGCATCCATGTGCATCTGGAAGTAATTGACAGAGTGAATCGTAGTCAACCTCCAATAGATGATCTGATGATGAGTCGAGCTTCTAGATTTAACCTAAGCGCTCCTGCTGATTTTATTAGGTTGGTTAGCACTGAGCATGAAAAGGCTTTTGCTAGAAAAAATGGAGAATTGGATGGTGAATGTTGCGGTGTTTGCTTGGAGGAGTTCTCCGCTGGGGTGGATTTGATTCGTTTAATTCCTTGCAGCCATTATTATCACCCTGATTGCATGGCTAAGTGGCTGTATGAGCATGATTCTTGTCCTCTCTGTAGACGTCAAGTCTGTTCTCTAAAATGA